From a single Hymenobacter sp. YIM 151500-1 genomic region:
- a CDS encoding tetratricopeptide repeat protein, translating into MFRRSILYVALWLSAGLLWPNPAGASAQPATRQLDSLRMVVRKAPAGRARIQALLRLSEALAAADSATALGQAQQAYALARRYTPGDTLEAQCLVAVAVAYRNSGQQPKALDAYWQALAVYQKLKQPAEEAFCYRRLGHTYAEISLYQEALAAYQQELRLRRQVGDQQKLVECYANIGLLYYDQYDYPAALRYQTISLRLAEKHHLTKTTAQILSNMSGIYQEQKDLPRAIACVQRALRLHQTSGDAGARAAAIGNLGVMYSNQGKYALAEQHLLECLRFNEKRADWFAAAVMRLNLGNVYARQGNYARALRQQWQAKETFRKKNIPDMLVSTLSDMAGSYQRTQQLALAALYARQAQRLAQQHGLKQGLTRAVSQLAQISAQRNDFAAAYAYQRRYQQLQDSLHSQEKAQKLAELQTRYETQQNQAQLRLLRRNAALQRSEARLQRWVRNGLGTGLVLAVLVSIISYRRYRLLQVKKAELAANNLELTRTQQQLRKSLGEKEVLLKEVHHRVKNNLQIISSLLALQAQEQEGEPPVVAALQEGQSWIRSIALIHEMLYQSDDLSSVGSQELLARLTATLVQHWAPRGAVTYEVAAAGAVLNTSTAVPLGLIVNELIINAITHAFADGRPGHLRLELGTLAPGYHQLTVSDNGPGLPPGFCLERASSLGLRLVNSLAEQLEGSLHIQNTAAGARFLIRFREQAETELPR; encoded by the coding sequence ATGTTTCGACGCTCCATCTTGTATGTCGCACTTTGGCTAAGCGCCGGACTGCTCTGGCCCAATCCGGCTGGCGCCTCCGCCCAGCCCGCTACGCGGCAGCTGGATAGCCTGCGAATGGTGGTGCGCAAGGCCCCGGCCGGCCGGGCCCGGATACAAGCCCTGCTGCGCCTGAGCGAGGCCTTGGCCGCCGCCGACTCGGCTACGGCTCTGGGGCAGGCGCAGCAAGCCTACGCGCTGGCCCGCCGCTACACCCCCGGTGACACCCTGGAGGCCCAATGCCTGGTAGCAGTGGCCGTGGCCTACCGCAACAGCGGGCAGCAGCCCAAGGCGCTGGACGCCTATTGGCAGGCCCTAGCCGTTTACCAAAAGCTGAAGCAGCCCGCTGAGGAAGCCTTCTGCTACCGCCGCCTCGGCCACACCTATGCCGAAATCAGCTTGTACCAGGAGGCCCTGGCTGCTTACCAGCAGGAGCTGCGCCTGCGTCGCCAAGTCGGCGACCAGCAGAAGCTGGTGGAGTGCTACGCCAATATTGGCTTGTTGTATTACGACCAGTATGATTACCCGGCCGCCCTGCGCTACCAAACCATAAGCCTGCGCCTGGCCGAGAAGCACCACCTGACCAAGACGACGGCCCAGATTCTGTCGAACATGTCGGGCATTTATCAGGAGCAGAAGGACTTGCCCCGCGCCATTGCCTGCGTGCAGCGGGCCCTGCGCCTGCATCAGACCAGCGGCGACGCCGGGGCCCGGGCCGCGGCAATAGGCAACCTGGGCGTGATGTACAGCAACCAGGGCAAGTATGCCTTGGCCGAGCAGCACTTGCTGGAGTGCTTGCGCTTCAATGAAAAGCGGGCCGACTGGTTTGCCGCGGCAGTGATGCGGCTGAACCTGGGGAATGTGTATGCCCGGCAGGGCAACTATGCTCGGGCGCTGCGGCAGCAGTGGCAGGCCAAGGAAACGTTCCGGAAGAAGAACATACCGGACATGCTGGTGTCTACCCTGAGCGACATGGCCGGCAGCTACCAGCGCACCCAGCAGCTGGCCCTGGCCGCACTCTACGCCCGGCAGGCCCAGCGCCTGGCCCAGCAGCACGGCCTGAAGCAGGGACTAACCCGCGCCGTAAGCCAGCTGGCCCAAATCAGCGCCCAGCGCAACGACTTTGCGGCGGCCTACGCCTACCAGCGCCGCTACCAGCAGCTACAGGACAGCCTGCACAGCCAGGAGAAAGCCCAGAAGCTGGCCGAGCTGCAAACCCGCTACGAAACCCAGCAAAACCAGGCCCAGCTCCGGCTGCTGCGCCGCAACGCCGCCCTGCAACGGTCCGAAGCCCGCTTGCAGCGCTGGGTGCGCAACGGCTTGGGCACGGGTCTGGTGCTGGCCGTGCTGGTGAGCATTATTTCCTACCGGCGCTACCGCCTGCTCCAAGTCAAAAAAGCTGAACTGGCCGCCAACAACCTCGAACTCACGCGCACCCAGCAGCAGCTGCGCAAGTCCCTGGGCGAGAAAGAAGTGCTGCTGAAAGAAGTGCACCACCGCGTCAAAAACAACCTCCAGATTATTTCCAGCCTGCTGGCCCTGCAAGCCCAGGAGCAGGAGGGGGAGCCGCCCGTGGTGGCTGCCTTGCAGGAGGGGCAGAGCTGGATTCGGTCTATTGCCCTGATTCACGAAATGCTCTACCAGTCCGACGACCTGAGCAGCGTTGGCTCGCAGGAGCTGCTGGCCCGCCTGACGGCCACTCTGGTGCAACACTGGGCGCCGCGCGGCGCCGTAACCTACGAGGTAGCCGCCGCCGGCGCCGTGCTCAACACCAGCACGGCCGTGCCCCTGGGACTCATCGTGAATGAATTGATTATCAACGCCATTACCCACGCCTTTGCCGATGGCCGCCCCGGCCACCTGCGCCTGGAGCTGGGCACCTTAGCGCCGGGCTACCACCAGCTGACCGTCAGCGACAACGGCCCCGGCCTGCCTCCCGGCTTCTGCCTGGAGCGGGCTTCGTCGCTGGGGCTGCGCCTGGTGAACAGCTTGGCCGAGCAGCTGGAAGGCTCGCTGCACATCCAAAACACGGCGGCCGGGGCGCGGTTTCTTATTCGCTTCCGCGAGCAAGCCGAAACCGAGCTGCCCCGCTGA
- a CDS encoding LytR/AlgR family response regulator transcription factor, with product MSARRILIVEDEVIIAQHLRSLLQRLGYEVVAHATRASQALELLRQHQPDLLLIDVMLRGELDGIDLAGRLRAEHAVPFVFVTSLADAATVARAKQTRPYGYLIKPFNEQEVYVTLELAFTAFADEQAAPAPAKPADAAPLAATAVHDSIFVRDRRQLTKVSFTELLWLQADGNYTSLFTADSKYTVSSPLKLIEDRLPATDFVRIHKSYIVALSQITALDAQGVRIGDKSIPVGRAYQADLMSRLNLLGTSPA from the coding sequence ATGTCTGCTCGCCGTATTCTCATTGTTGAAGACGAAGTAATTATTGCCCAGCACCTGCGCAGCTTGTTGCAGCGCCTGGGCTACGAGGTGGTAGCCCACGCCACACGCGCCTCCCAGGCCCTGGAGCTGCTCCGCCAGCACCAGCCCGACTTGCTGCTGATTGACGTGATGCTGCGCGGGGAGCTGGACGGCATCGACCTGGCCGGCCGCCTGCGCGCCGAGCACGCCGTGCCCTTCGTATTTGTAACTTCCCTGGCCGATGCGGCTACCGTGGCCCGGGCCAAGCAAACCCGCCCCTACGGCTACCTCATCAAGCCCTTCAACGAGCAGGAGGTGTACGTGACCCTGGAGCTGGCCTTCACCGCCTTCGCCGACGAGCAAGCCGCTCCGGCCCCCGCCAAACCCGCGGACGCCGCCCCCCTTGCCGCAACGGCCGTGCACGACAGCATCTTCGTGCGCGACCGGCGGCAGCTCACCAAGGTTAGCTTCACGGAGCTGCTCTGGCTGCAAGCCGACGGCAACTATACGTCTTTATTCACGGCCGATTCCAAATACACGGTCAGCTCCCCGCTCAAGCTGATTGAGGACCGCCTGCCCGCCACCGACTTCGTGCGCATCCACAAGTCCTACATCGTGGCCCTGAGCCAGATTACGGCCCTCGACGCCCAGGGTGTGCGCATCGGCGACAAGTCCATTCCCGTGGGCCGGGCCTACCAGGCCGATTTGATGAGCCGCCTCAACCTGCTGGGTACCAGCCCGGCGTAG
- a CDS encoding malectin domain-containing carbohydrate-binding protein yields MPDIFHGLKMAALGALCLTSGTLWAQGNGNDADLTDFADAPAGDSTVTIKATSYAIPGSGVVRYFSPSGNNDTGTGAADKPWRTLTQELVSNNTKIPAGATLIFEEGRYPVDSVRVNKALTLQPRPGKKAWLVGSHMLPDAHWERVGTSNVWRTKASTPWTVKLPNVLDDPNGKRTIIGGCADGSTSSNHTTCPPTAETRLAGYRDQVFVNDKPLKQVLTQAAVSAGEFYVDYATKRIYIGVNPVGKRVEATAFNNGLIVNTPGMEDNQRIVVRGLGFRNYASSALRSGKGNLLVENCTFAWGSTEGATIGGSITDVVVRGNTFAYNGRLGLSMALGPVANQLLTNALIEGNTFSFNNHEGFAQYWSAGGLKLIHYDDVTIRNNLFDSNYGTGLWLDLDVERVTVVNNIARYNKSIGLFYEVSRGGLFAGNVVYGNGAGIKISGSSGVGIFNNTLVENSVNLDISDYNRLNNDPEVPQAVRDAEIARGILYETYEVTVRNNVLANGKKANLSVSQSLSSPEKGVMVDPGDLNHNLYLRWSAQVAPTSTSAGKYYMVHWNNLGSVPKNGPNLKYATLAAFKNVVNPDGATAATGFEVNSTELVKTAATGFFENPAAENYQLKPCGNGWTLPAVAPLTSNVVVAAAQGSAPAFTFTPTEYRTALGLATGATLRMGADQTPCVQVQPQTVTFTTTFTNRVVGQNVTLATSSTGNADQAVTYSLVNTPATVATLSGNILSLKGVGNVTVKASKAGNASYAAATTEATFAVGQGTPVLTLAAPPNKTFGDDALTLQATSTVPALPITYSLVNTPATVATLAGNVLTLTGAGTVTVRAAQPGNANYVAAAPVDRTFTVAKAAQTITFAAPADQTYTAGATFVLTASTSAGTGVPVSFAVVSGPATVAGNTLTLTGVGRVTVRASQAGTANYQAAAAVERSFVARGVALALNAGGAAYTSSTSGIAYQAEGSYVSGGTVLDRPTRTITGTSDNRLYQTERYGDFSYALPLEDGTYQVELQFAELYFPVSGTTGANQRLFDVLLEGGVVLDNLDIFTQAGGANKALTRTFTLPVTDGTLNLQFRSEAGKNSPQLCGLVVRRVSAGTAAASAASFRAAEPEATPAPQPAAPATPATLSVFPNPNHGDATLELKAEKAQSAQVYIYNSQGGLVNLFTVRMQPGTTHFHLPTRLAPGTIYHVQTRIDGQLLRFPVEVQ; encoded by the coding sequence ATGCCAGACATTTTCCACGGTTTAAAAATGGCGGCCTTGGGGGCGCTGTGCCTGACCTCGGGCACGCTCTGGGCCCAGGGCAACGGCAACGACGCCGACCTGACCGACTTTGCCGATGCCCCGGCCGGCGACAGCACCGTAACCATCAAAGCCACCAGCTACGCCATTCCCGGCAGCGGAGTGGTGCGCTACTTCAGTCCCAGCGGCAACAACGACACGGGCACGGGCGCGGCCGATAAGCCGTGGCGCACGCTCACGCAGGAGCTGGTCAGCAACAACACCAAGATTCCGGCCGGCGCTACGCTCATCTTTGAAGAAGGCCGCTACCCCGTGGATAGTGTGCGCGTGAACAAGGCCCTGACCTTGCAGCCCCGGCCCGGCAAAAAAGCCTGGCTGGTGGGCAGCCACATGTTGCCCGATGCCCACTGGGAACGGGTGGGCACCAGCAACGTGTGGCGCACCAAAGCCTCTACTCCCTGGACGGTGAAGCTACCGAATGTGCTGGACGACCCCAATGGCAAGAGGACCATCATCGGGGGGTGTGCCGACGGCAGCACCAGCAGCAACCATACCACTTGCCCGCCCACGGCCGAAACCCGCCTGGCTGGCTACCGCGACCAGGTGTTCGTCAACGACAAGCCCCTCAAGCAGGTGCTGACCCAGGCGGCCGTTAGTGCCGGCGAGTTTTACGTGGACTATGCTACCAAGCGCATCTACATCGGGGTGAATCCGGTGGGCAAGCGGGTGGAGGCTACGGCTTTCAACAACGGCCTGATTGTGAATACGCCGGGCATGGAAGACAACCAGCGCATTGTGGTGCGCGGGCTGGGCTTCCGCAACTATGCCTCGTCGGCCCTGCGCTCAGGCAAGGGTAACCTGCTGGTGGAGAACTGCACCTTTGCCTGGGGCTCGACTGAGGGTGCTACCATTGGGGGCAGCATCACCGATGTGGTGGTGAGAGGCAACACGTTTGCCTACAACGGCCGCCTGGGCCTAAGCATGGCCCTGGGCCCGGTGGCCAACCAACTGCTAACCAACGCCTTGATTGAAGGCAACACCTTTAGCTTCAACAACCACGAGGGATTTGCGCAGTACTGGTCGGCGGGCGGGCTGAAGCTGATTCACTACGACGACGTAACGATTCGCAATAACCTGTTCGACAGCAACTATGGCACGGGCCTGTGGCTGGACCTGGACGTGGAGCGCGTAACGGTGGTAAACAACATTGCCCGCTACAACAAGAGCATCGGCCTGTTTTATGAAGTGTCGCGCGGGGGGCTGTTTGCCGGCAACGTGGTGTACGGCAACGGCGCGGGCATCAAAATCAGCGGCTCCTCGGGCGTGGGCATTTTCAACAACACGCTGGTGGAGAACAGCGTCAACCTGGACATCTCCGACTACAACCGCCTCAACAACGACCCGGAGGTACCCCAGGCCGTGCGCGACGCCGAAATAGCCCGCGGCATTCTGTATGAAACCTACGAGGTAACGGTCAGGAACAACGTGCTGGCCAACGGGAAAAAGGCCAACTTGTCGGTGTCGCAGAGCCTGAGCAGCCCCGAAAAGGGCGTGATGGTGGACCCCGGCGACTTGAACCACAACCTCTACCTGCGCTGGTCGGCCCAGGTGGCGCCCACCTCCACCTCGGCGGGCAAGTACTACATGGTACACTGGAACAACCTGGGCTCGGTGCCCAAAAACGGCCCCAACCTGAAGTACGCCACCCTGGCGGCATTTAAGAACGTGGTGAACCCCGACGGCGCCACCGCCGCCACGGGCTTCGAGGTGAACAGCACGGAGCTGGTGAAAACTGCGGCTACGGGGTTCTTTGAAAACCCGGCCGCCGAAAACTACCAGCTCAAGCCCTGCGGCAACGGCTGGACCCTGCCCGCCGTGGCTCCGCTCACGAGCAACGTGGTGGTGGCCGCGGCCCAGGGCTCGGCCCCGGCCTTCACCTTCACCCCTACCGAGTACCGCACGGCTCTGGGCCTGGCCACCGGGGCCACCCTGCGCATGGGCGCCGACCAAACGCCCTGCGTGCAGGTGCAGCCCCAGACCGTGACGTTCACCACCACCTTCACTAACCGGGTAGTGGGCCAGAACGTGACGCTGGCCACCAGCAGCACCGGCAACGCCGACCAGGCCGTGACCTACAGCCTGGTGAACACGCCCGCCACGGTGGCTACGCTGTCGGGTAATATCCTCTCGCTCAAGGGTGTGGGCAACGTAACGGTGAAGGCCAGCAAAGCCGGCAACGCTTCGTACGCCGCCGCTACTACGGAAGCCACCTTTGCCGTGGGCCAGGGCACGCCCGTGCTGACGCTGGCGGCCCCGCCCAACAAAACCTTCGGCGACGACGCCCTGACCCTGCAAGCCACCAGCACCGTGCCGGCCCTGCCCATCACCTACAGCCTGGTAAACACCCCGGCCACAGTGGCTACCCTGGCCGGCAACGTGCTGACGCTGACGGGAGCCGGCACCGTGACGGTTCGGGCCGCCCAACCCGGCAACGCCAACTACGTGGCTGCCGCCCCCGTGGACCGGACCTTTACGGTAGCTAAAGCCGCGCAAACCATTACGTTTGCCGCTCCGGCCGACCAAACCTACACCGCCGGCGCTACCTTCGTCCTGACGGCCAGCACCTCGGCCGGTACGGGCGTTCCGGTGAGTTTTGCCGTTGTATCGGGGCCAGCCACGGTAGCCGGCAACACGCTTACCCTCACGGGCGTAGGCCGGGTAACCGTGCGGGCCAGCCAGGCCGGCACTGCCAACTACCAAGCCGCGGCGGCGGTAGAACGTTCTTTCGTGGCGCGCGGCGTGGCCCTGGCCCTGAACGCGGGCGGAGCCGCCTACACGTCTTCCACCAGCGGCATTGCCTACCAAGCGGAAGGCAGCTACGTGAGTGGCGGCACCGTGCTGGACCGGCCCACGCGCACCATTACCGGCACCTCCGACAACCGCCTGTACCAGACTGAGCGGTACGGCGACTTCAGCTACGCCCTCCCTCTGGAAGATGGTACCTACCAGGTGGAGCTGCAATTTGCGGAGTTGTACTTCCCGGTGAGCGGTACGACGGGCGCCAACCAGCGCCTGTTCGATGTGCTGCTCGAAGGCGGCGTGGTGCTGGACAACCTGGACATCTTCACCCAGGCTGGCGGAGCCAACAAAGCCCTGACCCGCACCTTTACGCTGCCCGTCACCGACGGCACGCTGAACCTGCAATTCCGCTCCGAAGCCGGCAAAAACTCCCCGCAACTCTGCGGCCTGGTGGTGCGGCGCGTGTCGGCCGGCACTGCGGCGGCCAGCGCCGCCAGCTTCCGGGCAGCCGAGCCGGAGGCCACCCCCGCCCCGCAGCCGGCGGCGCCGGCCACCCCGGCTACGCTGAGCGTGTTCCCCAACCCCAACCACGGCGACGCCACGCTGGAGCTGAAAGCGGAGAAGGCACAAAGTGCGCAGGTGTACATCTACAACAGCCAGGGCGGGCTGGTGAACTTGTTCACCGTGCGCATGCAGCCCGGCACTACCCATTTCCATCTGCCCACTCGCTTGGCTCCTGGCACCATTTACCACGTGCAAACCCGAATCGACGGCCAACTCCTACGCTTCCCCGTCGAAGTACAGTAA
- a CDS encoding right-handed parallel beta-helix repeat-containing protein, whose amino-acid sequence MHLFSSRFASLALAVFWTAAGTTAAAQAPPSAEQIGIKTTSYPVPTDGTARYVKPDGDDAQDGRTLATAWRTVSKALSAPVGSTIVLKGGTYRDLTGPNLNRRLTFQPAAGEQVWIKGSVQIPNAEWAVEGGRWVKTGWTTEFQRVSQGGRLAPCPKCIDADHPEADYRDMVFVNGVRQQQVLRLQDLAAGTFYVDAAADKLYVGSDPRGKTVEATVASTALQTWNAPAAGSVFRGLGFAHFAEMALVLAVNNLTVENCTFAWNGEGGGIGFPGGGSVLPEDNVVRGSTFTYNAQQGLGGAKAHRLLLEGNVFSHNNVELFARIWSAAGFKITNADGQVVRNNIIEDNDAHGAWLDVDTRNATVVGNVARRNTAFGIFFEISRGCLIAGNVCVGNGVGIGVANSSDARLYNNTLVSNNKALLIKEDNRTPTPGELAAGASYLTRRTVVKNNILADANSGILFDTYRACSDTAKAMITALDYNAYYRAAASQPATLVKWNVPQTSRNCHTFHAALPAFAGATGFEGKGFELSGAPNPFFVNPAADGAGDYRLKGGSSNPAHRRGQPLPQDVARLLGVPAGVPVDLGAYPTAGAVTASTQPGHPDEVLTLYPNPATNTLTVRVRATAAQAGCVELLDVLARPVVRRSVALRPGENAVSVDVSQLRAGVYFVRVHHGQQSANRRLVVTH is encoded by the coding sequence ATGCATCTATTCTCGTCTCGCTTTGCCTCCCTGGCGCTTGCCGTTTTCTGGACGGCGGCTGGCACAACGGCCGCCGCTCAGGCCCCGCCCTCGGCCGAGCAGATCGGCATCAAAACCACCTCTTACCCCGTGCCCACCGACGGCACAGCCCGCTACGTGAAGCCCGACGGCGACGACGCCCAGGACGGCCGCACCCTGGCTACAGCCTGGCGCACGGTAAGCAAGGCCCTGAGCGCCCCGGTGGGCTCTACCATCGTGCTGAAGGGCGGCACCTACCGCGACCTGACCGGGCCCAACCTGAACCGGCGGCTTACCTTTCAGCCGGCCGCCGGCGAGCAGGTCTGGATCAAAGGCAGCGTGCAGATTCCCAACGCGGAATGGGCCGTGGAAGGCGGCCGGTGGGTGAAAACCGGCTGGACCACTGAGTTTCAGCGCGTCAGCCAGGGCGGCCGACTTGCACCCTGCCCTAAGTGCATCGACGCCGACCACCCCGAGGCCGACTACCGCGACATGGTGTTTGTGAACGGGGTGCGGCAGCAGCAGGTACTGCGCCTGCAAGACCTGGCGGCCGGTACGTTTTACGTTGACGCCGCCGCCGACAAGCTGTACGTGGGCAGCGACCCGCGGGGCAAGACGGTGGAAGCCACGGTGGCCTCCACTGCCCTGCAAACCTGGAATGCTCCGGCCGCCGGCAGCGTGTTCCGGGGCCTAGGCTTCGCCCACTTCGCCGAAATGGCCCTGGTTCTGGCCGTCAATAACCTGACCGTGGAGAACTGCACCTTTGCCTGGAACGGCGAAGGCGGTGGTATCGGCTTTCCCGGCGGCGGCTCGGTGCTGCCCGAAGACAACGTGGTGCGCGGCAGCACCTTCACGTACAATGCCCAGCAGGGCCTGGGTGGCGCCAAGGCCCACCGCCTGCTGCTGGAAGGCAATGTGTTCAGCCACAACAACGTGGAGCTATTTGCCCGCATCTGGAGTGCGGCCGGGTTTAAGATTACCAATGCCGACGGCCAGGTGGTGCGCAACAACATTATCGAAGACAACGACGCCCACGGCGCCTGGCTGGACGTGGACACGCGCAACGCTACGGTGGTCGGCAACGTGGCCCGCCGCAATACCGCCTTCGGCATCTTCTTCGAAATTTCGCGGGGCTGCCTGATTGCCGGCAACGTGTGCGTGGGCAATGGCGTGGGCATTGGGGTAGCCAACTCCTCCGACGCCCGCCTGTACAACAACACGCTGGTCAGCAACAACAAGGCCCTGCTCATCAAGGAAGACAACCGCACGCCCACGCCCGGCGAGCTGGCGGCCGGGGCCAGCTACCTCACCCGCCGCACGGTGGTCAAAAACAACATTCTGGCCGATGCCAACAGCGGTATCCTGTTCGATACCTACCGGGCCTGCTCCGACACGGCTAAGGCCATGATTACGGCCCTGGACTACAACGCCTACTACCGGGCTGCTGCCAGCCAGCCGGCTACGCTGGTTAAGTGGAACGTGCCGCAGACCAGCCGCAACTGCCACACCTTCCACGCGGCTCTGCCGGCCTTTGCCGGCGCCACTGGCTTTGAGGGCAAGGGCTTCGAGCTAAGCGGCGCTCCAAACCCCTTCTTCGTGAACCCGGCCGCCGATGGTGCCGGGGACTACCGCCTGAAGGGCGGCAGCAGTAACCCCGCCCACCGCCGCGGCCAGCCCCTGCCCCAGGACGTAGCCCGGCTGCTGGGCGTGCCGGCCGGGGTGCCCGTGGACCTGGGCGCTTACCCCACGGCCGGCGCTGTCACCGCATCAACCCAGCCCGGCCACCCCGACGAGGTGCTGACGCTCTACCCCAATCCCGCCACCAACACCTTAACTGTCAGGGTGCGGGCTACTGCCGCGCAGGCTGGCTGCGTGGAGCTGCTGGATGTGCTGGCCCGCCCGGTGGTACGCCGCTCAGTTGCCCTGCGCCCCGGCGAAAACGCCGTTTCGGTGGACGTCAGCCAGCTGCGCGCCGGCGTGTACTTTGTGCGGGTGCATCACGGCCAGCAGTCTGCCAACCGGCGCCTCGTGGTAACGCACTAA